The proteins below come from a single Triticum aestivum cultivar Chinese Spring chromosome 5D, IWGSC CS RefSeq v2.1, whole genome shotgun sequence genomic window:
- the LOC123125038 gene encoding uncharacterized protein, protein MQSCAISYAIDNLPSRAQNLETLTIYSTCERVNAPMASIKFLHLKFLSILLVSGSNFDRDYDYLSLLPFFDASPSLETFRLFVAEQSMSDWFEGDRSSLRRMPQHCHGNPKSVKIVGFFPQKSMVELTCHILENATSLESLTVDASPANYRCSGRGRKCCPLEATAIVKARKPVLAVKKYIEGNVSSTVKLNVREPCRRCHRLVKSGVKPFYLMFND, encoded by the exons ATGCAGAGTTGTGCCATCAGTTATGCTATTGACAACCTTCCTTCCCGTGCGCAGAATCTTGAGACTCTTACCATATATTCTACTTGTGAG AGAGTCAATGCACCAATGGCATCCATCAAATTCCTCCACCTCAAGTTCTTGAGTATTCTTCTTGTTAGTGGATCTAATTTTGACCGGGACTATGATTATTTATCATTGCTTCCTTTTTTTGATGCTTCTCCTTCCCTGGAGACGTTTCGCTTGTTT GTAGCGGAGCAATCCATGTCTGACTGGTTTGAGGGAGATCGCTCGTCTCTGAGGAgaatgccacaacactgccatggGAACCCCAAGAGTGTGAAGATCGTCGGTTTCTTTCCCCAAAAGAGCATGGTTGAGCTAACATGTCATATTCTTGAGAATGCAACGTCACTTGAGTCCCTTACAGTGGATGCTAGTCCTGCTAATTACCGGTGTTCTGGCAGGGGCAGGAAATGCTGTCCCCTGGAAGCTACAGCTATAGTGAAGGCACGTAAACCAGTCTTGGCTGTGAAAAAATACATCGAGGGGAATGTTTCCTCTACAGTCAAGTTAAATGTTCGGGAGCCTTGCAGACGATGCCATCGTTTGGTAAAATCAggtgtcaagccattctatctgaTGTTTAATGATTAG
- the LOC123125039 gene encoding uncharacterized protein: protein MGVLALGRLISVQRERRRQRQRRRRTQARDDPVPLLAKRGRSSWQQDDRSEGRKRVKYSGPDIPQKIWRHIISLVPMQDAARAACVSHAFLRCWRFYPNIGFSNLTVGCNGVLTKAETSRKFASKVNQVLKNHSGIGLKTIKLEFLGHNSSDCSSLNSWLRVAITSELEELSLMLSSEVATYRFPCSLLSGLRGNSIRYVHLSGCVFRPVVRLSCFKSLMNLRLYHVRISEDELGCLLSSCSALELFSFGYCNEITCLKIPDMLQRLNDLQVVGCNALRVVESKALNLSSFYFGGKRGQISHGEQLKNLTMPHPRALDNAHAMLPTTMPNLETLDISLRLKTDTPMMHSQFLRIKYLRITVDVYSFPHINDYISLVPFLDASPCLESFYLQVAEPMEHDSIFRDPSPLRRMPGHRHDKLKSVKIIGFNSAKSLIELTVHIIENAGSLESLTLDTADCSLGCSDSETERCSTLGQSTLMEVPRALFAIRRYVEGIVPSTVKLDVLEPCARCCNAS, encoded by the exons ATGGGGGTGCTGGCGCTGGGGCGGCTCATCTCCGTgcagcgggagcggcggcggcagcggcagcggcgtcgCCGGACACAAGCCCGTG ATGATCCAGTTCCTTTGTTGGCGAAAAGAGGACGCTCATCCTGGCAACAAGATGATCGTTCAGAGGGTAGGAAAAGGGTTAAATACTCGGGACCAGACATTCCACAG AAAATTTGGCGTCATATAATCTCACTAGTACCAATGCAAGATGCTGCTCGTGCTGCCTGTGTCTCTCATGCCTTTCTACGTTGTTGGAGGTTCTACCCCAACATTGGATTTAGTAACTTGACTGTAGGCTGCAATGGAGTTCTTACAAAGGCTGAAACATCAAGAAAATTCGCCAGCAAAGTTAACCAAGTTCTGAAAAACCACTCTGGCATTGGCTTGAAGACTATCAAGCTTGaattccttggccacaactccagCGACTGTTCTTCTCTCAATAGCTGGCTTCGGGTTGCTATTACATCGGAGCTTGAAGAACTCAGCCTTATGCTGTCTTCAGAGGTGGCAACATACAGATTCCCGTGCTCACTTTTATCTGGTCTGAGGGGGAACTCGATTCGTTATGTACACCTCTCGGGTTGTGTCTTCCGTCCTGTGGTCAGACTCAGCTGTTTCAAAAGCCTGATGAATCTGCGCCTGTATCATGTGCGTATCAGTGAGGATGAGTTAGGATGCCTTCTTTCCAGTTGTTCTGCTCTGGAGTTATTTTCATTTGGGTACTGCAATGAAATAACTTGCCTGAAGATACCCGACATGCTGCAGCGCCTCAACGACCTACAAGTGGTCGGATGCAACGCTCTACGAGTGGTAGAGAGCAAAGCTCTGAATCTCTCCAGTTTTTACTTTGGTGGTAAACGAGGACAAATCTCACATGGAGAGCAATTGAAGAACTTAACAATGCCGCATCCACGTGCCCTCGATAATGCTCATGCCATGCTTCCAACTACTATGCCGAATCTTGAAACTCTTGACATAAGTTTGCGTCTCAAG ACTGATACCCCCATGATGCATAGCCAATTCCTCCGCATCAAGTACCTGAGGATAACTGTTGATGTATATTCATTTCCTCATATCAATGATTATATTTCCCTGGTTCCTTTTCTGGATGCTTCTCCTTGCTTGGAGTCTTTTTACTTGCAA GTAGCAGAACCCATGGAGCACGATTCGATTTTCAGAGATCCCTCGCCTCTGAGGCGGATGCCAGGACACCGCCATGACAAGCTGAAGAGCGTGAAGATCATCGGCTTCAACTCTGCAAAGAGCTTGATCGAGCTAACGGTTCATATCATCGAGAATGCAGGGTCACTAGAGTCCCTCACATTGGACACCGCTGATTGTTCTCTTGGATGTTCTGACAGCGAGACGGAGAGATGCTCTACCTTGGGCCAGAGTACTCTCATGGAAGTTCCTAGAGCGCTCTTTGCTATCCGAAGGTACGTGGAGGGCATAGTTCCGTCCACCGTGAAGCTGGATGTTCTGGAGCCTTGCGCCCGCTGCTGCAATGCTTCTTGA